A window of the Candidatus Methylomirabilota bacterium genome harbors these coding sequences:
- a CDS encoding ABC transporter substrate-binding protein, producing MDRPPFPTAITRRDVLKATGTAAAGLAIGAGLLTPEAARAQTPKRGGTLRLALQSDPVTGLDPHQSISFLTQIPLSFAYSRLVKVKAGPSVKPMTYPIEPDLAESWTQPDDKTYIFKLKKGVRWHPKPPVNGRELTADDVKYTYERFLTITGNGNKPVLEYVDRIDVIDRHTVKFTLKEPNAWFLDLLASTSTWIVAKECVEKFGDLKKAESVVGTGPWMLDRWEPNVRLVYVRNPNYFVPGLPYADGVEVVIDKDPSSRLATFLSGKIDFGPEYQQVVRRLDLAVAKQRKPGLQTAEYTWFTSGATGLKIDKPPFNDVRVRRALSRAVSLAEIFESNAFSQGHWTPNPAVPAAAAEWSIPIDQLGPEGRKLYEHSTAEAKRLLAEAGHPSGFKTQVEAPGTGYGPDFMDGVQITVKNWKAAGIDAELKLKEYGAFISSTIYGKFDHLYLGLRGAWTDPEAYFYRPYMPGQPLNVMNVNDPKLTDMINLQRRTFDVVKRKQIVYDIQRYLAEQALFGVNGSVKVVSAWEPYIKNYMPNNGFDYGGRLMAAWIDK from the coding sequence ATGGACCGTCCACCGTTTCCAACCGCCATCACCCGCCGTGATGTCCTCAAGGCCACTGGCACCGCCGCCGCCGGCCTCGCCATCGGCGCTGGCCTCCTCACCCCGGAAGCGGCCAGGGCCCAGACGCCGAAGCGGGGCGGGACATTGCGCCTCGCCTTGCAGAGCGACCCCGTCACCGGCCTCGACCCGCACCAGAGCATCTCGTTCCTGACGCAGATCCCCCTCTCCTTCGCCTATAGCCGCCTGGTCAAGGTGAAGGCGGGCCCGTCCGTGAAGCCGATGACCTACCCGATCGAGCCCGACCTGGCCGAGTCGTGGACCCAGCCCGACGACAAGACCTACATCTTCAAGCTGAAGAAGGGCGTCCGCTGGCACCCCAAGCCCCCCGTCAACGGACGCGAGCTGACGGCCGACGACGTCAAGTACACCTACGAGCGATTCCTCACGATCACGGGAAACGGCAATAAGCCCGTGCTGGAGTACGTCGACAGGATCGACGTCATCGACAGGCACACCGTCAAGTTCACGCTGAAGGAGCCGAACGCCTGGTTCCTGGACCTGCTGGCCTCGACGTCGACGTGGATCGTCGCGAAAGAGTGCGTCGAGAAGTTCGGCGATCTCAAGAAGGCCGAGTCGGTCGTAGGCACCGGGCCGTGGATGCTCGATCGCTGGGAGCCGAACGTGAGGCTCGTCTACGTGCGGAACCCGAACTACTTCGTCCCGGGGCTCCCGTACGCCGACGGCGTCGAGGTGGTCATCGACAAGGACCCGTCGTCCCGCCTGGCCACCTTTCTCTCCGGTAAGATCGACTTCGGCCCCGAGTACCAGCAGGTGGTCCGCCGCCTCGATCTGGCGGTGGCCAAGCAGCGGAAGCCCGGGCTGCAGACCGCCGAGTACACGTGGTTCACCAGCGGAGCCACCGGCTTGAAGATCGACAAGCCACCGTTCAACGACGTGCGCGTCCGCCGCGCGCTCTCCCGCGCGGTCAGCCTGGCCGAGATCTTCGAGTCGAACGCGTTTTCCCAGGGCCACTGGACTCCCAACCCCGCGGTCCCGGCCGCCGCCGCGGAGTGGTCGATCCCCATCGACCAGCTCGGTCCAGAGGGGCGGAAGCTCTACGAGCACTCCACTGCGGAGGCCAAGCGCCTCCTGGCCGAGGCCGGCCATCCGAGCGGGTTCAAGACGCAGGTGGAGGCGCCCGGCACGGGCTACGGCCCCGACTTCATGGACGGCGTGCAGATCACCGTCAAGAACTGGAAGGCGGCCGGCATCGACGCCGAGCTGAAGCTCAAGGAGTACGGGGCCTTCATCTCCAGCACGATCTACGGGAAGTTCGATCACCTGTACCTGGGGCTCCGGGGCGCCTGGACCGACCCCGAGGCCTACTTCTACCGCCCCTACATGCCCGGCCAGCCGCTCAATGTCATGAACGTGAACGACCCCAAGCTGACCGACATGATCAACCTGCAGCGCCGGACATTCGACGTGGTCAAGCGCAAGCAGATCGTCTACGACATCCAGCGGTACCTGGCCGAGCAAGCCTTGTTCGGCGTCAACGGATCGGTCAAGGTCGTCTCGGCCTGGGAGCCCTACATCAAGAACTACATGCCGAACAACGGCTTCGACTACGGCGGAAGGCTCATGGCGGCCTGGATCGACAAGTAA
- the trpS gene encoding tryptophan--tRNA ligase, translating to MRQTILTGDRPTGPLHLGHYAGSLLARIELQRAYDTYLLIADLQALTDHADQPEQIHLNILEIALDYLAAGIDPEVATIVVQSGIPELAELTGYFLNLVTVARLERNPTIKDEIRQKGFGGDIPAGFLVYPVSQAADIAGFKAHLVPVGADQLPMIEQTVEIVRRFNRIYGAILVEPEALVGRVSRLPGIDGQSKMSKSLGNAIHLSDPQDVVSHKVMRMYTDPRHFRVEDPGEIEGNVVFTYLDAFETDREALEALKERYRAGGLGDVAVKHHLIEVLERLLAPIRARRRELARDPERVMRILREGTERGRAVVRRTVSEVRYAMHLDYEREPRAETEPTQAIEPPRR from the coding sequence ATGAGACAGACTATCCTGACCGGCGATCGACCCACAGGCCCCCTGCATCTCGGGCACTACGCGGGCTCCCTGCTCGCCCGGATCGAGCTCCAGCGGGCGTACGACACCTATCTGCTCATCGCGGACCTGCAGGCCCTCACGGATCACGCCGACCAGCCCGAGCAGATCCATCTCAATATTCTCGAGATCGCCCTCGACTACCTCGCGGCCGGCATCGACCCCGAGGTCGCGACCATCGTGGTCCAGTCGGGAATACCCGAGCTGGCCGAGCTGACCGGCTATTTCCTGAACCTCGTCACCGTGGCCAGGCTCGAACGCAATCCGACCATCAAGGACGAGATCCGGCAAAAGGGCTTCGGCGGGGACATCCCGGCCGGCTTCCTCGTCTACCCCGTGAGCCAGGCCGCCGACATCGCCGGCTTCAAGGCGCACCTCGTGCCGGTCGGAGCGGACCAGCTGCCCATGATCGAGCAAACAGTGGAGATCGTGCGCCGCTTCAATCGCATCTACGGAGCCATCCTCGTCGAGCCCGAGGCCCTCGTGGGCCGGGTCTCCAGGCTGCCGGGCATCGACGGCCAGTCCAAGATGAGCAAGTCGCTCGGAAACGCCATCCATCTCTCGGACCCGCAGGATGTCGTGAGCCACAAGGTCATGCGCATGTATACCGATCCTCGCCACTTCCGGGTCGAAGACCCCGGCGAGATCGAAGGCAATGTGGTGTTCACCTACCTCGACGCCTTCGAGACCGACCGGGAGGCGCTCGAAGCGTTGAAGGAGCGCTACCGCGCGGGCGGGCTGGGAGACGTGGCCGTCAAGCATCACCTGATCGAGGTGCTCGAGCGTCTGCTCGCGCCCATCCGGGCCCGCCGACGAGAGCTCGCCCGCGACCCCGAGCGGGTGATGCGGATCCTCAGAGAGGGCACGGAGCGGGGCCGCGCCGTCGTGCGGCGGACAGTGTCGGAGGTGCGTTACGCCATGCATCTCGACTATGAGAGGGAGCCCAGGGCAGAGACCGAGCCGACGCAAGCGATCGAGCCCCCACGCCGATGA
- a CDS encoding EamA family transporter — MLNLAFAYALLAGVSMATYIIGARMASPGIHPALGTAIITGIAFLITAMVTLSIRATGTPVAFSMKGFSFMVLVGVATACVNLFTLLAYASGLRVTSSFVIGGTSTVLVLLVGFMFLKEPFTWTKLFAIGLIAAGSFLLRSN; from the coding sequence ATGTTGAATCTCGCTTTCGCGTATGCGCTTCTCGCCGGCGTGTCGATGGCCACATACATCATCGGGGCCCGGATGGCATCACCAGGCATTCATCCCGCACTCGGTACCGCGATAATCACTGGCATTGCCTTCCTCATAACCGCAATGGTGACGCTCTCGATCAGGGCCACCGGTACGCCCGTCGCCTTCTCCATGAAGGGGTTCTCTTTCATGGTCCTGGTAGGGGTGGCGACCGCCTGCGTAAACCTGTTCACGCTGTTGGCCTATGCGAGCGGACTCCGAGTGACGTCGTCGTTCGTGATCGGGGGTACATCGACGGTCTTGGTGCTGCTCGTTGGGTTTATGTTCTTGAAGGAACCCTTCACCTGGACGAAGCTATTCGCGATAGGGCTGATCGCAGCTGGCAGCTTCTTACTCAGATCAAACTGA
- a CDS encoding ABC transporter substrate-binding protein, translated as MRARRLWFLATAALALALCAGAATAQSPIKIGEINSYSGIGAPFTGPYRAGVEMAVEEINAKGGVLGRKLEVVFRDDKGQPAEAVKHAQELVESEKVALIAGTFLSNVGLAVSDWAKQNKTMFVAAEPLTEALTWAKGHDYVVRLRPNTYEQGRMLAEKASKMKYVKWATIGPNYEYGKRAWETFRDRLKELKPDVQVVGEHWPTLGKIEPGPLVTAIMSQNPDALYVSLFGSDWLAFVREAQKRGLFQKTFVVGILLGEPEYIDPLKLEAPEGNLVTGYPWYDIKSPAHQDWVTRYTKRGDKHPVLGSLIGYVTYVSIAEAIKKAGGTDTAKLVQAFKGLKVETPIGPITFRASDGQSTMGAWVGTTKLDSQRGVGVMVNHEYIPGEKVLPSDDEVRKLRPGS; from the coding sequence ATGCGAGCACGACGGCTCTGGTTTTTGGCTACCGCAGCTCTTGCCCTTGCCCTCTGCGCGGGCGCGGCGACCGCCCAGTCGCCCATCAAGATCGGCGAGATCAACTCCTATAGCGGCATCGGCGCTCCGTTCACGGGGCCGTACCGCGCCGGCGTCGAGATGGCCGTGGAGGAGATCAATGCCAAGGGCGGCGTCCTCGGGCGCAAGCTCGAGGTCGTCTTCCGCGACGACAAGGGGCAGCCCGCGGAGGCGGTCAAGCATGCCCAGGAGCTCGTCGAGTCCGAGAAGGTGGCCCTGATCGCGGGCACCTTCCTCTCAAATGTGGGGCTTGCCGTCTCGGACTGGGCCAAGCAGAACAAGACCATGTTCGTGGCCGCCGAGCCCCTGACGGAAGCGCTCACCTGGGCCAAGGGGCACGACTACGTCGTCCGCCTCCGCCCCAATACCTACGAGCAGGGGCGCATGCTCGCCGAGAAGGCGAGCAAGATGAAGTACGTGAAGTGGGCGACCATCGGCCCCAACTACGAGTACGGCAAGCGGGCCTGGGAGACCTTCCGTGACCGGCTCAAAGAGCTGAAGCCGGACGTGCAGGTGGTGGGCGAGCACTGGCCGACCCTCGGCAAGATCGAACCCGGTCCGCTCGTCACGGCGATCATGAGCCAGAATCCCGACGCCCTCTACGTCTCGCTCTTCGGCAGCGACTGGCTGGCCTTCGTGCGCGAGGCGCAGAAGCGGGGGCTCTTCCAGAAGACGTTCGTGGTGGGCATCCTGCTCGGCGAGCCAGAGTACATCGACCCCCTCAAGCTCGAGGCGCCCGAAGGCAATCTCGTGACCGGCTACCCCTGGTACGACATCAAGAGCCCGGCGCACCAGGACTGGGTGACGCGCTACACCAAACGGGGCGACAAGCATCCGGTGCTGGGCTCGCTCATCGGCTACGTCACCTACGTCTCGATCGCGGAGGCGATCAAGAAGGCCGGCGGCACCGACACGGCCAAGCTCGTCCAGGCCTTCAAGGGCCTCAAGGTCGAGACTCCCATCGGCCCCATCACCTTCCGGGCCTCGGACGGCCAGTCGACCATGGGCGCCTGGGTGGGCACCACCAAGCTCGATAGCCAGCGCGGCGTGGGGGTCATGGTCAATCACGAATACATTCCCGGCGAGAAGGTGCTGCCCTCCGACGACGAGGTGAGGAAGCTCCGCCCGGGCTCGTGA
- a CDS encoding ABC transporter permease, which yields MSLLPLLLVQLLSGLANAMFLFLIASGLSLIFGVTRIVNFAHGSFYMLAAYLTYSLTAALPLGPNAFYAAALLAALLVAGLGGLVEALLLRRVYRAPELYQLLLTFALVLIVADAVRYLWGADNKTGPAAPGLSGSVSIAGQLFPSYDLAVIVFGPLVALGLWGLFHRTRWGVLIRAATQDREMVAALGVDQSRLFTGVFILGSFLAGLAGALQVPRLALTTVMDTTVIVEAFVVVVIGGMGSVWGALLASLLIGVLNAFGVLVLPKISIVLIFVVMAVVLIVRPWGLLGRPEIQLRAAGGAVAEVRPSRAGRSWNKAWLGAGVLLLAALPWALPTFWAWLVVEIFAFVLFAASLHLLMGLGGMVSFGHAAYFGIGAYAAALLLKLASWPMPLAFLAAPLVAALAAVVFGYFCVRLTSIYFAMLTLAFAQIVYAVVHQWDEVTGGDNGVLSVWPPTWLASPMRYYYWSLAATLGGVILLRVVAGSPFGLSLRAVRDHARRAEAVGINVRLLQWTAFIVAGFVAGLGGAVFVFLKGSVFPVYTETPMSVQPLVMVLLGGVGSPSGPLIGAAVYKLLDTVITRYTDYWQFVLGGILILLVLAFPRGIAGALRPRRP from the coding sequence GTGTCGCTTCTCCCGCTTCTCCTCGTCCAGTTGCTGAGCGGTCTCGCCAACGCGATGTTCCTCTTCCTCATCGCGTCTGGACTGTCGCTCATCTTCGGGGTCACCCGGATCGTCAACTTCGCCCACGGCTCGTTTTACATGCTGGCGGCCTATCTCACGTACTCGCTCACGGCGGCCCTGCCCTTAGGGCCCAACGCCTTTTACGCCGCCGCGCTGCTTGCCGCGCTTCTCGTCGCGGGGCTCGGCGGGCTCGTGGAGGCGCTGCTCCTTCGCCGCGTCTACCGCGCGCCCGAGCTCTACCAGCTCCTGCTGACCTTCGCGCTCGTCTTGATCGTGGCGGATGCCGTGCGCTATCTCTGGGGCGCCGACAACAAGACGGGGCCCGCCGCCCCAGGTCTGAGCGGCTCCGTGTCCATCGCCGGACAGCTCTTCCCGAGCTATGACCTCGCCGTCATCGTCTTCGGCCCCCTCGTCGCCCTCGGGCTCTGGGGCCTTTTCCATCGCACGCGCTGGGGTGTCCTGATCCGCGCCGCCACCCAGGACCGCGAGATGGTCGCGGCCCTCGGCGTGGATCAATCGCGCCTCTTCACGGGCGTCTTCATCCTCGGCTCCTTCCTGGCGGGACTCGCGGGGGCGCTCCAGGTGCCGCGGCTGGCCCTGACCACCGTGATGGACACCACCGTCATCGTCGAGGCCTTCGTGGTGGTCGTCATCGGGGGCATGGGATCGGTGTGGGGGGCGCTGCTCGCCTCGCTCCTCATCGGCGTGCTCAACGCCTTCGGTGTTCTCGTGCTGCCCAAGATCTCCATCGTGCTCATCTTCGTCGTCATGGCCGTGGTGCTGATCGTGAGGCCCTGGGGTCTCCTGGGGCGGCCGGAGATCCAGCTGCGCGCGGCGGGGGGCGCCGTGGCCGAGGTGAGGCCGTCACGCGCCGGCCGATCATGGAACAAGGCATGGCTCGGGGCCGGAGTCCTGCTGCTCGCGGCGCTGCCGTGGGCGCTTCCGACCTTCTGGGCGTGGCTCGTCGTGGAGATCTTCGCCTTCGTGCTCTTCGCGGCGAGCCTCCACCTGCTCATGGGCCTGGGCGGCATGGTCTCGTTCGGGCATGCCGCGTATTTCGGGATCGGCGCCTACGCGGCCGCTCTCCTCCTCAAGCTCGCGAGCTGGCCCATGCCGCTGGCCTTTCTCGCGGCCCCCCTGGTGGCGGCGCTGGCCGCCGTCGTCTTCGGCTACTTCTGCGTCCGGCTCACGAGCATCTACTTCGCCATGCTCACCCTCGCGTTCGCCCAGATCGTCTACGCCGTCGTCCATCAGTGGGACGAGGTCACGGGGGGCGACAACGGCGTACTCTCCGTCTGGCCCCCCACATGGCTCGCCTCTCCCATGCGCTACTATTACTGGTCGCTGGCCGCGACCCTGGGGGGAGTGATCCTGCTCCGCGTGGTCGCCGGTTCGCCGTTCGGCCTCTCCCTGCGGGCGGTGCGCGACCATGCCCGGCGCGCCGAGGCCGTGGGCATCAATGTCCGGCTGCTGCAGTGGACGGCGTTCATCGTGGCGGGGTTCGTGGCCGGCCTCGGCGGCGCCGTCTTTGTCTTCCTCAAGGGAAGCGTCTTTCCCGTCTACACCGAGACGCCCATGTCGGTGCAGCCTCTCGTCATGGTCCTGCTGGGCGGGGTGGGCTCGCCCTCGGGTCCGCTGATCGGCGCTGCCGTGTACAAGCTCCTGGACACCGTGATCACCCGCTACACCGATTACTGGCAGTTCGTGCTGGGCGGCATCCTCATCCTCCTGGTCCTGGCTTTTCCCCGCGGCATCGCCGGCGCGCTTCGCCCGAGGCGTCCATGA
- a CDS encoding ABC transporter ATP-binding protein, which yields MLTLDGVEAAYGPSRVLHGVSLEAREGEVVSLLGRNGAGKSTTLKATMGLVDVIGGSVRLDGRELRGLPTHEIARLGVGWVPEDRRIFSDLSVEENLLVGARSAGGQSVDRVYEQFPALGRMAARRGGSLSGGEQQMLTVARTLMGHPRILLLDEPSEGLAPVIVQALGQQIAALKREGLTIVLSEQNLKFAARLADRAYIIEKGQIRWEGPMARLMEDEVVRRAYLTV from the coding sequence GTGCTGACGCTTGACGGCGTCGAGGCGGCCTACGGACCTTCACGCGTGCTTCACGGCGTCTCTCTCGAGGCGCGCGAGGGCGAGGTGGTGTCGCTCCTCGGACGCAATGGCGCCGGCAAGTCCACCACGCTCAAGGCCACCATGGGCTTGGTGGATGTCATCGGCGGCTCGGTGCGTCTCGACGGCCGAGAACTGAGGGGATTGCCGACCCACGAGATCGCCAGATTGGGTGTGGGCTGGGTGCCGGAAGACCGGCGCATCTTCAGCGATCTCAGCGTGGAAGAGAATCTCCTGGTCGGGGCCCGGAGCGCGGGAGGGCAGAGCGTCGATCGCGTCTATGAGCAATTCCCCGCCCTCGGACGGATGGCGGCGCGGCGAGGGGGAAGCCTCTCGGGCGGAGAGCAGCAGATGCTCACCGTCGCGCGCACCCTCATGGGCCATCCGCGCATCCTCCTCCTCGACGAGCCGTCGGAGGGGCTGGCCCCCGTCATCGTCCAGGCCCTCGGCCAGCAGATCGCCGCGCTCAAGCGGGAGGGCTTGACCATCGTGCTCTCCGAGCAGAATCTCAAGTTCGCGGCCCGGCTGGCCGATCGGGCCTACATCATCGAGAAGGGCCAGATCCGGTGGGAAGGGCCCATGGCGCGGTTGATGGAAGACGAAGTCGTCCGCCGCGCGTACCTCACCGTTTAG
- a CDS encoding amidohydrolase family protein, translating into MKTLIKNIGVIVSGDIARPLLEGDSIAIADGRIAAVGKGLEDQADTVIDAKGSAVIPGLIDSHCHPVFGDFTPRQRTMDFIESGLNGGITTMISAGEVHLPGRPKDIVGLKALAVVAAKAYANLRPAGVKVHGGAPILELGLVEADFAEMAKHGVKLVGEIGLGSVKTGKDAAPMVRWAKKHGMTVTIHTGGPSIAGSNPISAEVVLEADPHVVGHINGGTTSMSEREIDSLVATNMALEIVHCGNGKTALHTLERATEAKALHRIIIGNDAPSGTGVVPLGIVRVIAHLVSLGGVSAEIAICMATGNTARVYNLPVGVIATGREADLCIVDAPVGSVGKTALEALKAGDLFGISMALIDGQIRIGRSRNTPPAARAAEVIKGHGPSGGGH; encoded by the coding sequence ATGAAGACGCTGATCAAGAATATCGGCGTGATCGTCTCCGGCGACATCGCGCGCCCGCTCCTCGAGGGCGACAGCATCGCCATCGCCGACGGCCGGATCGCCGCCGTGGGGAAGGGGCTCGAAGATCAGGCCGACACCGTCATCGACGCCAAGGGCAGCGCGGTGATCCCCGGGCTCATCGATTCGCACTGTCACCCCGTCTTCGGCGACTTCACCCCGCGTCAGCGAACCATGGACTTCATCGAGTCCGGGCTCAACGGCGGAATCACCACCATGATCTCGGCCGGCGAGGTGCATCTCCCGGGGCGACCCAAGGACATCGTGGGCCTCAAGGCCCTCGCCGTGGTGGCCGCCAAGGCCTACGCCAATCTTCGGCCGGCCGGGGTCAAGGTCCACGGCGGGGCGCCCATTCTCGAGCTCGGCCTGGTCGAGGCGGACTTCGCCGAGATGGCCAAGCACGGCGTCAAGCTGGTCGGCGAGATCGGCCTCGGCTCGGTCAAGACCGGCAAGGACGCGGCGCCCATGGTCCGCTGGGCCAAGAAGCACGGCATGACCGTGACCATTCACACGGGGGGGCCGTCCATCGCGGGCTCGAACCCCATCAGCGCCGAGGTCGTGCTCGAGGCGGATCCTCACGTCGTCGGTCATATCAATGGCGGCACGACCTCCATGAGCGAGCGCGAGATCGACTCGCTGGTGGCGACAAACATGGCGCTTGAGATCGTCCACTGTGGCAATGGCAAGACGGCGCTGCACACGCTGGAGCGGGCCACCGAGGCCAAGGCGCTTCACCGCATCATCATCGGCAATGACGCCCCGTCGGGAACGGGCGTGGTGCCCCTGGGCATCGTCCGCGTGATCGCACATCTCGTCTCGCTGGGCGGGGTGAGCGCGGAGATCGCGATCTGCATGGCCACCGGGAATACGGCGCGCGTCTACAATCTGCCCGTCGGGGTCATCGCCACCGGCCGCGAGGCGGATCTCTGCATCGTGGACGCGCCCGTGGGATCGGTGGGCAAGACGGCCCTCGAGGCGCTCAAAGCCGGCGACCTCTTCGGCATCTCGATGGCCCTCATCGACGGACAGATCAGGATAGGGCGCAGCCGTAATACGCCGCCGGCCGCCCGCGCCGCCGAGGTGATCAAAGGGCACGGCCCCTCGGGAGGAGGACACTAG
- a CDS encoding amino acid synthesis family protein, protein MHIRKLLTVVEEIYEDGGKKAARPIKKVAAIAVIENPFAGRFVEDLQELVKTGEELGDLLGRRAVAALGAPAHSYGKAAIVGEQGEYEHAAAILHPTLGAPFRAAVGGGQAIIPSTKKLGGPGATIDVPLHYKDAAFVRTHFDAMEVRLGDAPRANEILVALVVTDGGRPHPRVGGLTVDEAKKEDGLR, encoded by the coding sequence ATGCATATCCGGAAGCTGCTGACCGTGGTGGAGGAGATCTACGAGGACGGCGGGAAGAAGGCGGCCAGGCCCATCAAGAAGGTCGCGGCCATCGCGGTGATCGAGAACCCCTTCGCCGGACGCTTCGTGGAGGACCTGCAGGAGCTCGTCAAGACCGGCGAGGAGCTGGGCGATCTCCTCGGCCGCCGGGCCGTGGCCGCCCTCGGCGCGCCCGCCCATTCCTACGGCAAGGCCGCCATCGTCGGCGAGCAGGGCGAATACGAGCACGCCGCCGCCATCCTTCACCCTACCCTGGGCGCTCCCTTTCGCGCAGCGGTGGGCGGGGGCCAGGCCATCATCCCGTCGACGAAGAAACTTGGCGGGCCCGGCGCGACCATCGACGTGCCGCTGCACTACAAGGACGCGGCCTTCGTCCGGACTCATTTCGACGCGATGGAGGTGCGCCTGGGGGACGCTCCGCGCGCCAACGAGATTCTCGTCGCCCTCGTCGTCACGGATGGAGGCCGGCCTCACCCTCGCGTGGGAGGCCTGACCGTCGACGAGGCCAAGAAAGAGGACGGGTTGAGATGA
- a CDS encoding TIGR03619 family F420-dependent LLM class oxidoreductase: MKFGLRIPSFALGPQTTTLAEMGAYLRRAEDLGFDSAVSIDHLLQTPPAYACTWLEPVALLSALAGVTRTIKLGTMVLVLPLRNPAYFAKEWATLDLLSGGRSILGVGVGWHEEEFGLMGIPHKERGRRMDEMLELVTALWAGDNVTYAGKYYQVKNLTIDPKPAQKPHPPIWIGGGSQPFEKVYGQTVTNIDPVLMRIAKYAKTWVPHSSATADMVKDDWDKIQRFMVGLGRKPDDMTKVYSNFVYVLKKGEKPEVAAPHFEVYSGMDLPYWQEYYLLGEAEPVAERIRAKVASLGGCEHIVLNPLNWGTEQLELLAGEVLPRVAKP, encoded by the coding sequence ATGAAATTCGGACTCCGCATCCCGAGCTTCGCGCTCGGGCCCCAGACGACGACCCTGGCCGAGATGGGCGCCTATCTCCGGCGGGCCGAGGACCTGGGCTTCGATTCCGCGGTCAGCATCGATCACCTGCTGCAGACCCCGCCCGCCTATGCCTGCACCTGGCTCGAGCCCGTGGCGCTCCTCTCCGCGCTGGCGGGCGTGACGCGCACCATCAAGCTCGGCACCATGGTGCTGGTGCTGCCTTTGCGCAATCCCGCCTACTTCGCCAAGGAATGGGCGACCCTCGATCTCCTGTCGGGCGGCCGCAGCATCCTCGGGGTCGGGGTGGGCTGGCACGAGGAGGAGTTCGGGCTCATGGGCATCCCGCACAAGGAGCGGGGGCGCCGCATGGACGAGATGCTGGAGCTCGTGACGGCGCTCTGGGCCGGCGACAACGTCACGTATGCCGGCAAGTACTACCAGGTCAAGAACCTGACCATCGATCCCAAGCCGGCCCAGAAGCCGCACCCGCCGATCTGGATCGGCGGCGGCAGTCAGCCCTTCGAGAAGGTGTACGGCCAGACCGTGACGAACATCGATCCCGTGCTCATGCGGATCGCCAAATACGCCAAGACCTGGGTGCCTCACTCCTCCGCCACGGCCGACATGGTCAAGGACGACTGGGACAAAATCCAACGCTTCATGGTGGGGCTGGGCCGAAAGCCCGACGACATGACGAAGGTCTATTCGAATTTTGTGTACGTGCTGAAGAAGGGCGAGAAGCCCGAGGTGGCGGCGCCCCACTTCGAAGTCTACTCGGGCATGGACTTGCCCTACTGGCAGGAATACTACCTTCTGGGCGAGGCCGAGCCGGTGGCCGAGAGGATCCGCGCCAAGGTTGCCTCTCTGGGCGGCTGCGAGCACATCGTGCTCAACCCGCTCAACTGGGGGACAGAGCAGCTCGAGCTCCTGGCCGGCGAAGTCTTGCCGCGGGTCGCCAAGCCCTGA